Proteins encoded together in one Deltaproteobacteria bacterium window:
- a CDS encoding cysteine hydrolase, producing the protein MIELNPESTGLVIVDMQNEGCERHGPGVKPVIANIRVMLDRFRAVNGKIIHVQSVRTKDHPEFTVFGRPYALILGSHGADFVPELKPLSHETVVQKTSHDCFYKTQMEEVLAKFDLQPCRDRIVVTGIGSSNCVYHAVIGFHIRNYYATVLEDCIHGVAPHSQPFALAQFRSHAYNFNVSVARADELQFTPAQRSAVGA; encoded by the coding sequence ATGATCGAACTCAACCCAGAATCGACCGGTCTGGTTATTGTTGACATGCAAAACGAAGGCTGCGAGCGGCATGGGCCGGGTGTGAAGCCGGTCATAGCCAACATACGTGTGATGCTCGATCGTTTCCGTGCGGTTAATGGTAAGATCATCCACGTCCAATCGGTGCGCACAAAAGATCATCCGGAGTTTACCGTTTTCGGCCGTCCCTACGCGCTCATCCTGGGCAGCCATGGCGCCGATTTTGTCCCGGAGCTAAAACCGTTGTCGCACGAAACGGTGGTGCAGAAAACTTCTCATGATTGTTTTTACAAGACGCAGATGGAAGAGGTACTGGCAAAGTTCGATCTCCAGCCCTGCCGCGATCGCATCGTTGTTACCGGCATCGGCTCGAGTAATTGCGTTTATCACGCGGTGATCGGGTTTCATATTCGCAACTACTACGCCACCGTGCTGGAAGACTGCATCCACGGTGTCGCGCCCCATTCGCAGCCGTTCGCTTTGGCGCAGTTTCGCTCGCACGCGTATAACTTTAACGTGTCGGTGGCGCGCGCGGATGAGCTTCAGTTTACGCCGGCACAGCGTAGCGCCGTCGGCGCTTGA
- a CDS encoding extracellular solute-binding protein: MFRCLALIVITSFSLGDLSHAKSAGEILAEYNRLPDKEREKKILDGAKREAKLVYYGTTAIDHIQRVFAEFKKRYPFMEVADYRSGSVNVYNKITTEARAKRFDVDVFDLEPGEVYGITKTGLVDPYLSPSRKGIAADFMDKQGYWTTFYHLTVALGYNTEKVKKEEVPKSYDDLLDPKWKGRMSLDQTDFALFGAMLEYWGREKGANYFRKLADNDPSMRRGKTLQAQILGAGEVHVAPWLYGYRPLTMKRDGAPVEINLLRPVLSVPTYLLLAKNSSRPHSAALFLDWALARDGIMKTFAEELGRGVPRTGYKDIFPELNAPQYLVVEPNKIGPRYEEYEKLYCNIFKHC, from the coding sequence TTGTTCCGATGCCTCGCTCTCATCGTCATCACCAGCTTTTCGCTGGGAGATCTCTCGCACGCCAAGAGCGCGGGTGAAATTCTCGCCGAGTACAACCGCTTGCCCGATAAAGAACGCGAAAAGAAGATCCTTGATGGAGCCAAACGCGAAGCCAAGCTGGTCTACTACGGCACCACCGCCATCGACCACATCCAGCGCGTCTTTGCCGAGTTCAAAAAGAGATATCCATTTATGGAAGTCGCCGACTATCGCAGCGGCTCGGTCAACGTCTACAACAAGATCACCACCGAAGCGCGCGCCAAAAGATTCGACGTCGATGTCTTCGATCTGGAGCCGGGCGAAGTCTACGGCATAACCAAGACGGGACTGGTCGACCCTTATCTATCGCCCAGCCGCAAAGGCATCGCCGCCGATTTCATGGACAAGCAAGGCTACTGGACAACCTTCTACCACCTGACCGTGGCCCTGGGATACAACACCGAAAAGGTCAAAAAAGAGGAGGTGCCAAAAAGCTATGACGACCTACTCGATCCCAAGTGGAAGGGAAGAATGTCTCTTGACCAGACCGACTTTGCCCTGTTCGGCGCGATGCTGGAATATTGGGGACGCGAAAAAGGGGCGAACTATTTCCGCAAACTAGCCGACAACGATCCCTCCATGCGCCGAGGCAAAACCCTACAAGCGCAGATCCTCGGCGCCGGCGAGGTCCACGTAGCGCCCTGGCTCTACGGCTATCGCCCGCTGACGATGAAACGCGATGGCGCTCCCGTGGAGATAAACCTCCTACGACCCGTGCTTTCCGTGCCGACTTATCTGCTGTTGGCGAAGAACTCTTCCCGTCCTCACAGCGCGGCGCTGTTTCTCGACTGGGCGCTGGCGCGCGACGGCATCATGAAAACATTCGCGGAGGAGTTGGGCCGGGGCGTCCCGCGCACTGGCTACAAGGATATCTTCCCTGAGTTGAACGCGCCGCAGTATCTGGTCGTCGAGCCGAACAAGATCGGCCCGCGCTACGAGGAATATGAAAAGCTCTACTGCAATATCTTCAAGCACTGCTAG
- a CDS encoding DUF1554 domain-containing protein, translating into MKILIAILAIGLLAIVISERRDSIVGAAVAPPPSMGFFVTSAKSKTGNLGGLAGADKICQTLAAAVGLGEKTWRAYLSAERDPANNNNPTNARDRIGSGPWFNANGIMVGNDLADLHARRGNSILLVDERGQMIPGNWLNSPKPTEHDVLTGSTAEGTLIAGKSCNSWTSESPDLKAQIGHIDGIGLGGNTAGASASWNSAHESRSCADTAPGGGAGRFDCFAAK; encoded by the coding sequence ATGAAGATTCTCATTGCGATACTCGCCATTGGCTTGCTTGCGATTGTTATCAGTGAGCGCCGCGACAGCATCGTTGGCGCCGCCGTTGCGCCGCCGCCGAGCATGGGTTTCTTCGTCACCAGCGCGAAGAGCAAAACCGGCAACCTGGGCGGCCTAGCCGGCGCTGACAAGATTTGCCAGACATTGGCCGCTGCGGTTGGGCTGGGTGAGAAAACTTGGCGCGCTTACTTGAGCGCGGAACGGGATCCCGCCAACAACAATAATCCGACCAACGCACGTGACCGGATCGGCAGTGGTCCGTGGTTCAATGCCAACGGGATCATGGTGGGCAACGACCTTGCAGATCTTCATGCGCGTCGAGGCAATTCGATCCTGCTAGTCGACGAGCGCGGTCAAATGATCCCCGGCAACTGGCTGAATTCACCGAAGCCCACTGAGCATGACGTTCTCACTGGCTCGACAGCGGAGGGGACGCTCATAGCTGGGAAAAGCTGCAACAGTTGGACGTCGGAATCTCCCGACCTGAAGGCGCAAATAGGCCACATCGACGGCATCGGGCTTGGCGGCAATACCGCGGGAGCTTCCGCATCGTGGAACTCCGCCCATGAAAGTCGAAGTTGCGCCGATACCGCGCCGGGCGGCGGGGCTGGACGTTTCGATTGCTTCGCGGCGAAATAG
- a CDS encoding alpha-ketoacid dehydrogenase subunit beta has translation MPTEMTYGEALIAAIDEVMEQDKRIVLFNPGFIGMEAGQDKLAALRKKYTARIKFPPIAEIGFCGIAIGAAMAGLRPVVDISTATFSYEAIPQIVNEAAIAYSNSGGVTNVPVVFYLKFGIRGGGGVQHSGSPQSWYWNTPGLQVVMPSTPADAKGLMRTVLLHSQDPTIFFGHDRLLDDKGSVPDGIYEIPLGKADVKREGKDLTIIATSIQVPRALAAAEILSKENISAEVIDPRTLQPLDKPALLASVKKTGRVLITDESHDNCGVAAGLAAIIADEGFASLRAPIKRVSIPPVPVPYAVPLEDYVTPLAGRIADVARALMKI, from the coding sequence ATGCCAACGGAAATGACCTACGGAGAAGCTCTGATCGCCGCCATCGACGAAGTGATGGAGCAAGACAAACGCATTGTGCTTTTCAATCCCGGCTTCATCGGCATGGAAGCCGGCCAAGATAAGCTCGCCGCGCTGAGAAAAAAATATACCGCGAGAATTAAATTTCCGCCCATCGCCGAGATCGGCTTCTGCGGCATCGCCATCGGCGCGGCGATGGCCGGCTTGCGCCCGGTGGTCGATATCAGCACCGCGACATTTTCCTACGAAGCGATCCCGCAGATCGTCAACGAAGCCGCCATCGCCTATTCCAACTCCGGCGGCGTGACCAATGTGCCGGTGGTTTTTTATTTGAAGTTCGGCATCCGCGGCGGCGGCGGCGTACAACATTCCGGCAGCCCGCAGTCTTGGTACTGGAACACGCCGGGCTTGCAAGTCGTCATGCCGTCGACGCCCGCCGACGCCAAAGGATTGATGCGCACAGTGCTACTGCACAGCCAAGACCCGACGATCTTCTTCGGCCATGACCGGCTGCTCGATGACAAAGGATCGGTGCCCGATGGCATTTATGAAATCCCGCTGGGCAAAGCCGACGTAAAACGCGAAGGCAAAGACTTGACCATCATCGCTACCTCGATCCAAGTGCCGCGTGCGCTGGCCGCCGCGGAAATTCTATCGAAAGAAAATATCTCGGCGGAAGTCATCGACCCGCGCACTTTGCAGCCGTTGGATAAACCGGCGCTGCTCGCCTCGGTCAAGAAAACCGGCCGGGTGCTGATCACCGACGAAAGCCACGACAACTGCGGCGTCGCCGCCGGTCTCGCCGCGATCATCGCCGACGAAGGCTTCGCCAGCCTGCGCGCGCCGATCAAACGCGTCTCGATCCCGCCGGTGCCGGTGCCGTACGCAGTGCCGTTGGAAGATTATGTCACGCCGCTGGCGGGAAGGATTGCCGATGTTGCGCGCGCACTGATGAAAATTTGA
- a CDS encoding ABC transporter substrate-binding protein: MKLHARFSLAAIIFVLGAVAPSAAQNLKIPFASLSPTYSPLWIAAEAGYFKKHGLEVQPVYISSGSLIVPALLSGQIEIANMSSAPPLTAWARGAELICVGVTSNRLLHVVVTRAPLKKPEELKGLKLGSDRYGSLSDLVLRDVLRHFNLTPDRDVAILQAGGLPERLGALKAGAVDGAILTGDTALQAEKLGFHLAVEVSRLPILYPGSTIIVTRSYIQNKRDVLKRFLRSWIEGIKAARTDKELTVTVLQKYLKTADRGNLDRLFEIYKDVHEKIPAPDAKVMGGALKQLAATIPQAGQLKVEDFIDRSLIGELESEGFIAKLYSGR, translated from the coding sequence TTGAAGTTGCACGCTCGGTTTAGCCTGGCCGCCATTATCTTTGTCCTAGGCGCCGTCGCGCCGTCGGCAGCGCAAAATCTCAAGATTCCCTTTGCATCGTTGTCACCGACCTATTCGCCGCTGTGGATCGCCGCTGAGGCTGGCTATTTCAAAAAGCATGGTCTCGAAGTTCAGCCGGTATATATCTCGTCGGGATCTTTGATCGTGCCGGCGCTGCTTTCGGGCCAGATCGAGATCGCCAACATGAGTTCGGCGCCGCCGCTGACGGCGTGGGCGAGAGGGGCCGAGTTAATCTGTGTCGGCGTGACGTCGAACCGCTTGCTGCACGTGGTGGTGACCCGCGCGCCGCTCAAAAAGCCCGAAGAGTTGAAGGGGCTGAAGCTCGGCAGTGACCGCTACGGCTCTCTGTCGGATTTGGTTTTGCGCGACGTCCTGCGTCATTTCAATCTAACTCCGGACCGTGATGTCGCCATCCTGCAAGCCGGCGGCTTGCCGGAGCGCTTGGGTGCGCTCAAGGCGGGCGCGGTGGATGGTGCGATTCTCACGGGCGATACCGCGCTGCAAGCCGAAAAGTTGGGTTTCCATCTGGCCGTCGAAGTGAGTCGGCTGCCGATTCTGTATCCAGGCAGCACCATCATCGTGACGCGATCTTATATTCAGAACAAGCGAGATGTCCTCAAAAGGTTTCTGCGCAGTTGGATCGAAGGCATCAAGGCAGCGCGAACGGACAAAGAGTTGACGGTCACCGTGTTGCAAAAGTATTTGAAGACGGCCGATCGGGGCAATTTGGATAGGCTTTTCGAAATCTACAAAGATGTCCATGAAAAAATTCCGGCGCCCGACGCAAAAGTGATGGGCGGGGCGTTGAAGCAACTCGCCGCCACCATCCCTCAAGCTGGACAACTCAAAGTCGAAGACTTTATTGACCGCAGCCTGATTGGGGAATTGGAAAGCGAAGGGTTTATTGCCAAGCTTTACAGCGGTAGGTAA
- a CDS encoding ABC transporter substrate-binding protein translates to MHARVVIPAIILFLFSANVSHGRDVVIGYSGRTIAEMPFAWASRRGFFKEADLEVKMIYMSTGIAAKGLMSGDVDYTTAMGGTLRAALAGAPVIGVYSMFKAQMYLVAQPKYKQVAELKGKTVGISVFGGAYDLAARTILKHHGLDPEKQATLLQIGDSRTLYSALTAGSIDSAILGPPYDIKAELDGNNRLFDSSEIFDMPFSGLATSKKKLQQDRAEVKAIVRGLERIRRYIAANRSEAEAFAKQFLNLNDKEARLSIAQMVKSFRSAGRTTDEAVVDFIETTLRSTKQKVGSIKPADIVDWSVTTEVVRELDQIKK, encoded by the coding sequence ATGCATGCGCGCGTTGTCATCCCAGCGATAATTTTATTTTTGTTTTCGGCTAATGTGAGCCACGGCCGCGACGTGGTGATCGGCTACTCCGGGCGGACGATTGCCGAGATGCCGTTCGCGTGGGCGAGCCGCAGGGGATTTTTCAAAGAAGCCGACTTGGAGGTCAAGATGATCTACATGTCGACCGGCATCGCGGCCAAGGGGTTGATGAGCGGCGATGTCGATTACACCACCGCGATGGGTGGCACGCTGCGCGCGGCGCTGGCAGGCGCGCCGGTGATCGGCGTTTATTCGATGTTCAAAGCGCAGATGTATTTGGTCGCCCAGCCGAAGTACAAACAGGTTGCCGAATTGAAGGGCAAGACCGTCGGCATCAGCGTTTTCGGCGGCGCCTATGATCTGGCCGCAAGGACGATCCTCAAACATCACGGCCTCGACCCAGAGAAACAGGCGACGTTGTTGCAGATCGGCGATAGCCGGACGCTTTATTCGGCGTTGACCGCGGGCTCCATCGACAGCGCGATTCTCGGCCCGCCCTATGATATTAAGGCGGAGCTCGACGGTAATAATCGTTTGTTCGACTCGTCGGAGATTTTCGACATGCCGTTTTCCGGCTTGGCCACCAGCAAGAAAAAACTCCAGCAGGATCGCGCCGAGGTCAAGGCGATCGTGCGCGGCCTGGAGCGCATTCGCCGCTACATCGCCGCCAATCGCAGCGAAGCGGAAGCGTTCGCCAAGCAGTTTTTGAATCTGAACGACAAGGAAGCGCGTCTGTCGATCGCGCAGATGGTCAAATCGTTTCGCAGCGCCGGCCGGACGACGGATGAAGCGGTAGTGGATTTCATTGAAACCACGCTGCGCAGCACCAAACAAAAAGTCGGCAGCATCAAGCCCGCCGACATCGTCGACTGGAGCGTGACGACGGAAGTGGTGCGCGAACTAGATCAGATAAAGAAGTAG
- a CDS encoding extracellular solute-binding protein codes for MPKILNIWILLAAAAAMTATNGSAQPVDVAAAKKEARVVVYGSVVPQAMEELHKNFEKKFDVKVDYWRGSSTAVAERAQSEWRAGRPAFDVVESSWDVMALMKAEGLFARYIPPSSEKFPEQFKEKDALITPWRLLPISILYNTDLVKAAEAPKSLEELLAPKWKGKISMPDPSRHTTTAKFLWNLEKLMGAKWRDYVKNLAKQQPLLVESLAPVTPAVIKGEAHVGIAYVKFVKQYKGPVFYSTLDKYLSDPNHLALGAKAARPNAARLYIEYAASPDGQRMIAQDGEFVLYPGVLPPIVGAEKVAPNMVIMDNPSAEEAKSLSNEFRQIFFAK; via the coding sequence ATGCCAAAGATCCTCAATATTTGGATCCTGCTCGCCGCGGCCGCAGCGATGACGGCAACGAATGGGTCGGCACAGCCGGTGGATGTCGCGGCGGCGAAAAAAGAGGCCAGGGTGGTGGTGTACGGTTCCGTGGTGCCGCAGGCGATGGAGGAGCTGCACAAAAACTTCGAGAAGAAATTCGATGTCAAAGTCGACTACTGGCGCGGTTCGTCCACCGCGGTGGCGGAGCGGGCGCAGTCGGAGTGGCGCGCTGGCCGTCCGGCTTTCGACGTGGTGGAGTCGAGCTGGGACGTGATGGCGCTGATGAAAGCGGAAGGGCTGTTTGCCCGCTACATTCCTCCCTCATCGGAGAAATTCCCCGAACAGTTCAAAGAGAAAGACGCGCTGATCACGCCCTGGCGCCTGCTGCCGATCAGCATTCTTTACAATACCGATCTTGTGAAAGCGGCCGAGGCGCCGAAATCGCTGGAGGAACTGCTGGCGCCCAAGTGGAAGGGCAAGATCAGCATGCCGGACCCCTCGCGCCATACCACGACGGCAAAATTTCTCTGGAATCTGGAAAAACTCATGGGCGCAAAGTGGCGCGACTACGTCAAGAATCTCGCCAAGCAACAGCCGCTGCTGGTGGAGTCGCTGGCGCCGGTGACACCGGCGGTCATCAAAGGCGAGGCTCATGTCGGCATCGCCTATGTCAAATTCGTCAAGCAGTACAAAGGCCCGGTGTTTTACTCCACTCTCGACAAATATCTTTCCGATCCCAATCATCTCGCCCTGGGCGCCAAGGCGGCGCGCCCCAATGCCGCGCGGCTCTACATCGAATACGCGGCGTCGCCGGACGGCCAGAGGATGATCGCCCAGGACGGCGAGTTCGTGCTCTATCCGGGCGTCCTACCGCCGATAGTCGGCGCGGAGAAAGTCGCGCCCAACATGGTGATCATGGACAATCCCAGCGCCGAGGAAGCGAAAAGTTTGAGCAACGAGTTTCGCCAGATCTTTTTCGCCAAGTAG
- a CDS encoding branched-chain amino acid aminotransferase, whose translation MEERIVYLNGAFVPESQAKVSVLDSGFNAGDGVYDVTRTFGQKPFRLREHTDRLFRSLQYTRIDCGMSREEMEKITLEVLDRNRPQLRANEDLALWQVVSRGVRSSTGNRVVGGATVTVYSVIVNFPEFASFYVEGAPIVIPSTRRVPPECLESKAKITNKMNHNMASFEAKQMDPRAIPLMLDMDGNLSETSAHNFFLVANGKLCTPSDRNVLGGITKEAVFGLAKQLGIEIVEGNFTPYDLYTAQEAFLASTSPTFVPVRTVNGAKIGQGAPGPMTLRLIGAWNKMVGMDIVDQALSHLDKDERARLTALWNDRKAA comes from the coding sequence ATGGAAGAACGCATCGTTTATTTGAATGGTGCCTTTGTGCCGGAAAGCCAAGCCAAGGTTTCGGTTTTGGATAGTGGTTTCAACGCCGGCGACGGCGTCTACGATGTCACGCGGACGTTCGGGCAAAAACCCTTTCGCCTGCGCGAGCACACCGATCGGCTGTTCCGCTCGCTGCAGTACACGCGCATCGACTGTGGCATGTCCCGCGAAGAGATGGAGAAAATTACCTTGGAAGTGCTCGATCGCAATAGGCCGCAGTTGCGCGCCAATGAAGACCTCGCCCTATGGCAGGTGGTGAGCCGCGGCGTCCGTTCTTCAACAGGCAATCGCGTGGTCGGCGGCGCTACCGTGACGGTCTACTCAGTGATCGTCAATTTTCCCGAATTCGCCAGCTTCTACGTCGAGGGCGCGCCCATCGTCATTCCCTCAACTCGCCGCGTACCGCCGGAATGCCTCGAGTCCAAAGCCAAGATCACCAACAAGATGAACCACAATATGGCATCCTTCGAGGCCAAGCAGATGGACCCGAGGGCGATCCCGCTGATGCTCGATATGGATGGGAACCTGAGCGAAACCAGTGCCCATAATTTCTTCCTCGTGGCCAACGGTAAATTGTGCACACCGTCGGACCGCAACGTGCTCGGCGGTATCACCAAGGAGGCGGTTTTCGGCCTGGCCAAGCAACTGGGCATCGAGATCGTCGAGGGCAACTTCACGCCCTACGATCTCTACACGGCGCAGGAGGCGTTTCTCGCCAGCACCAGCCCGACCTTCGTGCCGGTGCGCACGGTCAACGGCGCCAAGATCGGCCAAGGCGCGCCGGGGCCGATGACGCTGCGCTTGATCGGCGCGTGGAATAAAATGGTCGGCATGGATATCGTCGATCAGGCGCTCAGCCATCTCGATAAAGATGAGCGCGCCCGCCTGACGGCGCTGTGGAACGATCGCAAAGCGGCGTAG
- a CDS encoding molybdopterin oxidoreductase, with protein sequence MLNNVMTSERSTHTVRGFCALCTAHCASIATVTDGKVIRLEADDDHPNGGVFCLKGKAAPELVYHSDRLNYPLKRTRPKGDSDPGWQRVSWDEALDDIARRLLEIRETHGAKAVALAKGTGGGTSVSDAERWLARLLNRFGSPNWVSTTHVCNWHKDTGFTYTFGVEIPTPDVAHSGAFLLWGHNPSSTSLILAHDIVAARKRGMKIVAVDPRRVGIAAQADVLLQVRPGSDGALALAMIDVAITEKLFDDDFLRQWTNGTFLIRSDNGAALTQADLSANGSADLFVAWDEIADSPILYDSLTGSFERQSARLAIDGHHRIPTKDGGVISCEPAFALLAVLAAEFTPEKSAAITWVPADRVRQAVRVLAANRPVSMFMHNGVGQHTNATQTSRAIATFYALFGDIDRQGGNVVFPKAPLGAMSGKEFLPKEMALQRIGRERKPLGPPAKPGNCAAYDIFTAVLEGRPYPVKALLNFGSNTIMSTGDSQRAREAFRAVDFAVAAELFMTPTAELCDYVLPATSFLEMATVSNDFKHREQGRRHVQYRPAVVDALGERRSDTWIVFELAKRLGFADDFWQGDIDAAYENELAPAGMTLNQLKASPGGITLSATPRYQKFAALEKSGAPRGFNTPDKKVAIYSHTFAAHGFPALPEYVEPMVSPVSRPDVAKDFPLVLTNAKFTTYIHSQLRGLTSLRKVSPHPSADIHPETAARFGITDKCWMIIESPRDSIRAKARVTDAIAPGVVCCQHGWWQECKALELPGYDSYGAGSANPSLLIGSEIADPISGSLPHRSFLCRVRADN encoded by the coding sequence ATGTTAAACAATGTCATGACTTCCGAAAGATCTACACACACCGTGCGCGGCTTCTGCGCGCTGTGCACGGCGCACTGCGCGTCGATTGCGACTGTGACCGATGGCAAAGTCATCCGGCTTGAAGCCGACGACGATCATCCCAATGGCGGTGTTTTCTGCCTTAAGGGAAAAGCTGCGCCGGAATTGGTTTACCATTCAGACAGGTTAAATTATCCGCTCAAGCGAACTCGGCCGAAAGGCGACAGCGATCCCGGTTGGCAACGAGTGAGTTGGGACGAAGCGCTGGACGACATCGCGCGGCGTTTGCTAGAGATTCGCGAAACCCACGGCGCTAAAGCGGTGGCGCTTGCCAAGGGCACCGGCGGCGGCACTTCGGTTTCCGACGCCGAACGCTGGCTAGCGCGCCTGCTCAACCGTTTCGGCAGTCCCAATTGGGTTTCGACGACGCACGTCTGCAATTGGCACAAGGACACTGGCTTTACCTACACGTTCGGCGTGGAAATTCCTACGCCGGATGTTGCCCACAGCGGCGCTTTCTTGCTGTGGGGCCACAATCCGAGCTCGACCTCGCTGATTCTCGCCCATGACATCGTCGCGGCGCGCAAGCGCGGCATGAAGATCGTCGCCGTGGACCCGCGGCGCGTCGGTATCGCGGCGCAAGCCGATGTCTTGCTACAAGTGCGGCCGGGCTCCGACGGCGCGCTGGCTTTGGCGATGATCGATGTGGCGATCACAGAAAAGCTTTTCGACGACGACTTCCTGCGCCAATGGACCAACGGAACTTTCTTGATTCGTTCGGATAACGGCGCGGCGCTGACTCAAGCGGACTTGTCTGCGAACGGATCGGCGGATCTCTTCGTTGCTTGGGATGAAATCGCCGATTCGCCAATTCTCTATGATTCGTTGACGGGAAGTTTTGAACGCCAATCGGCGCGGCTCGCAATTGACGGGCACCATCGTATTCCAACCAAAGATGGCGGCGTAATTTCCTGCGAACCGGCGTTCGCTCTCTTGGCTGTCTTGGCGGCGGAGTTCACGCCGGAAAAATCGGCAGCGATCACTTGGGTACCTGCCGACAGAGTTCGCCAAGCGGTGCGCGTGCTGGCGGCCAATCGGCCGGTCAGCATGTTTATGCACAACGGCGTCGGCCAGCACACCAACGCGACGCAGACGAGCCGAGCGATCGCAACGTTCTATGCGCTGTTTGGCGACATCGACCGTCAGGGCGGCAACGTGGTGTTCCCCAAAGCGCCGCTGGGTGCCATGTCGGGAAAAGAATTTTTGCCGAAAGAAATGGCGCTGCAGCGCATCGGCCGCGAGCGCAAACCGCTCGGCCCGCCGGCCAAGCCGGGGAATTGCGCGGCCTACGATATCTTCACCGCGGTGCTCGAAGGCCGGCCCTATCCGGTGAAGGCGCTGCTCAACTTCGGATCGAACACGATCATGTCGACGGGCGACTCACAGCGCGCGCGTGAGGCGTTTCGCGCCGTGGACTTCGCCGTGGCCGCGGAGTTGTTCATGACGCCGACCGCCGAGCTTTGCGATTATGTTTTGCCGGCGACGAGCTTTCTCGAAATGGCCACGGTGTCCAATGACTTCAAGCATCGAGAGCAGGGCAGGCGACATGTGCAATATCGCCCGGCGGTGGTCGATGCTCTCGGCGAACGGCGCTCCGATACTTGGATCGTTTTTGAGTTGGCGAAACGGTTAGGGTTCGCCGATGATTTTTGGCAGGGCGATATCGACGCGGCGTATGAAAATGAATTGGCACCCGCGGGCATGACGTTGAATCAACTCAAAGCGTCCCCCGGCGGTATCACTCTCTCGGCGACGCCGCGTTATCAAAAATTTGCCGCGCTGGAAAAATCCGGCGCGCCGCGCGGTTTCAACACGCCGGACAAGAAAGTCGCGATTTACTCGCATACTTTCGCCGCCCATGGATTTCCTGCGCTGCCGGAATATGTCGAGCCGATGGTCAGTCCGGTCAGCCGTCCCGATGTCGCCAAAGATTTTCCGCTGGTGCTGACCAATGCAAAGTTTACCACCTACATTCACAGCCAACTGCGCGGCTTGACGAGCTTGCGCAAAGTGTCGCCCCATCCGAGCGCCGATATTCATCCCGAAACCGCTGCTCGTTTTGGCATCACCGACAAATGTTGGATGATTATCGAAAGTCCGCGCGATTCGATTCGCGCCAAGGCGCGGGTCACCGACGCCATCGCGCCGGGTGTCGTCTGCTGCCAACATGGCTGGTGGCAAGAATGCAAAGCGTTGGAATTGCCAGGTTACGATTCCTACGGTGCGGGATCGGCCAATCCAAGTTTGCTGATCGGTTCAGAGATCGCCGATCCGATCAGCGGCTCGCTGCCACATCGGTCTTTTTTGTGCCGCGTGCGGGCGGATAATTGA
- a CDS encoding thiamine pyrophosphate-dependent dehydrogenase E1 component subunit alpha, protein MLPDIPREKQLAILRRMLMIRRAEEHCIRFHDEHQGLIRGHFHVYIGQEATGVSVCDWLNKDDYVFTTHRNHGHVIAKGGDPKKVLAEIIGRATGYCQGRAGTFHVAAPEVGVIHTSAIVGGCLALAGGTAYAAQVKGEKAITVVFFGDGAMEEGVFYETLNIAKLWQLPIIFWMENNYRRSGRGAGHAATELTNVPKALDVETTVIDGIDVGTVHKTAKDIVGRVRAGGGPLFVEARTHLWPGNAFAMPKLVGGVTDIAWAWNPGAAPEKVREWHKEHDPILNYLRELAAAGVSRADLEKLDAEVSKEADAAARFALESPLPEAKEAIKYAFAGKGN, encoded by the coding sequence ATGTTGCCGGATATTCCACGAGAAAAGCAGTTGGCGATTCTGCGCCGGATGCTGATGATTCGGCGCGCCGAAGAGCATTGCATTCGCTTTCACGACGAACACCAGGGGCTGATTCGCGGCCACTTCCATGTCTACATCGGCCAGGAAGCCACCGGCGTGTCGGTGTGCGATTGGTTGAACAAAGACGACTATGTTTTCACCACCCATAGAAATCACGGCCACGTCATCGCCAAGGGCGGCGATCCGAAAAAAGTTTTGGCCGAGATCATCGGCCGCGCCACCGGTTACTGCCAAGGCCGCGCCGGAACTTTTCACGTCGCCGCGCCGGAAGTCGGCGTCATCCATACTTCGGCGATCGTCGGCGGCTGCCTGGCACTAGCGGGCGGCACCGCCTACGCGGCCCAGGTCAAAGGCGAGAAAGCGATCACGGTGGTTTTTTTCGGCGACGGCGCCATGGAAGAAGGCGTGTTCTACGAGACCCTCAACATCGCCAAGCTCTGGCAGCTGCCGATAATTTTTTGGATGGAAAATAATTATCGCCGCAGCGGCCGCGGCGCCGGTCATGCGGCGACGGAACTGACGAATGTGCCCAAAGCCTTGGACGTCGAAACCACGGTGATCGACGGCATCGATGTCGGCACGGTGCACAAAACCGCGAAAGATATCGTCGGCCGGGTGCGCGCCGGCGGCGGCCCGCTGTTCGTCGAAGCGCGCACTCACCTGTGGCCGGGCAACGCCTTTGCCATGCCGAAACTCGTCGGCGGCGTCACCGATATCGCGTGGGCGTGGAACCCCGGCGCCGCGCCGGAAAAAGTCCGCGAATGGCACAAAGAGCACGACCCGATTTTGAATTACCTGCGTGAACTCGCAGCCGCCGGCGTCAGCCGCGCCGATCTCGAAAAACTCGACGCCGAGGTGAGCAAAGAAGCCGACGCCGCGGCGCGCTTCGCTCTGGAAAGTCCGCTGCCGGAAGCAAAAGAGGCGATCAAGTACGCCTTCGCAGGGAAAGGAAACTGA